The DNA region CCCGCACGTCCGGCGACGGGTCGTCGAGGGCGAGCTGGACGTGGCCGGTCGTGATGGCGTCGAGCCCGTCGAGCGTCCACAGCGCGTGGACGCGGGTGCGTGCGTCGGGCGCCGTGCGCGCCAGGCGCTCGAGTGCGGGCGCGGCCGTGGACTCGCCACGTTGCACGAGCAGCCGCTGCGCGGTGTCGCGGCGCCAGCCGTTGGGGTGCGCCAGCATCGCCAGCAGGCCGGCTTCATCGGCCGGCACCGGCGCGGTGTCGCGAACGGTCGTGTCGTGCACCACGCGCCAGATGCGCCCGAGGCCACGCGGGGCGAGCAGCCCGTGCTGCTCCGCATAGGCCTTCAGGTACACGGTGAGCGAGAGCCGATGCTCGATGAGGCCCCGGTACATGTCGACCACCGTGAGCGTGCCGTCGGGAGCATTGGCGAGGAACACGGGTCGGAAGCGCTCGTCGGTGGACGCGAGGAACTCGGCATCGGGGTACGCCTTCGACGCGCGCACGCCGGCCCCGTCGTCGCGCAGGGTGATGCGGCTGACGACGTTGCCGGCCGGGTCGGCGATGAAGACGTTGCCGTACACCTCGGCGGGCAGTCGGTCGCCTCGATACACCAGGGGACTGCAGGCGGCGGTGTAGCGTGCGAGGGTCCCGTCGGCGCGACGGACGCCGGCCTGGTACCCACGATTCAGTCCGGGAGTGGGCCGCACCGGCCACACGGCATTGAGATCGTTGTCGGGCATCGACAGGCGCTCGTAGCTGCCGCGCGTGCGCAGCAGCGCCGGGTGGCGTGCGAAGTACTCGCCGGCGACCATGTCGACGTGCAGCGCCGACTCGTTCGAGTTCCGGTACGTGCGTCCCGCATCGTCGTGCGAGACGCCCCACTGGCCTCGGGTCGGCGAGGGCGCGGCCAGCAGCGTGCCCGCCTTCCACTGCAGGTGAAGGCCGGACTGGCCGGCCGAACGGAGCCGGTTGTCGAGCGACCAGTCGAAGCTGTTGGCGTTGTTCTGGACGTCGATGTCGCGCCGGCCGAAGCGATCGGTGACGCGCTCCTTCGTGTCCATGCGCAGGTCGCCGTTGGTGTCCTTCATCAACCAGACGTCCGGGGGCTCGGCGACGAGCACCCCGCCGGCCAGCACCTTCACGCTGCGGGCGAGCACGAGGCCCTCGGCAAACACGGTGCGGCGGTCCATGCGGCCGTCACCGTCGCGATCCTCGAGCACCACGACGCGCCCGAGTGGCTCGTGCTCGGTCGACGCGACGTCGGCCATGTACCCGGGCATCTCGACGACCCACACGCGTCCTTGCGGATCCCAGTCGATGGCGATGGGATCCTGCACGAGCGGTTCGGCCGCCACCAGCTCCACCCGATAGCCGGGAGCCAGGAAGAAGGTGTCGCGTTCCTCGTCGGGACTGCGCGGCGGCGAGTCGGGGGCGACGGCCTGGACCCCGGGGGGCCACGGACGCGCCGAGCCCGGCAGCGCGCCGGCCTGCGCGGCGGCGCGCGTCGGCGTCGCGACGAGCGGCTGGCCATCGACGCCCGAGAGGCAGGCGATGGCGGCGAGCGCAAGGACGGGCAGGATCCGGGACACAATGGCGCGCATGATCGATCGTCGGGAGTTCCTTGCCGCCACTGGCGCGGTGCTCGCGCTTCGGGGTCTGGCGCGGGCGCAGGGTGAGCCCATCATAGACATCCACCAGCACGTGGGCTACAGCGGGCGTCCCGACGAGGTGCTGCTGGCGCACCAGCGGGCGATGGGGATCACGACCACGATCCTGCTCCCCGCCGGTCGGCCGGCGACGCGCCCCTCGACGCACCAGGGCGGCTCCAACGGGCTGCAGGCCCAGGCGCTCGGGCAGGACGCGTGCTTCGCGTTCGCGCTGGCGCATCCCGGCGAGTTCCTGGTCGGCGCCAACGACGTACCCGATCTCGAGGGCGCTCTCGTCGAGATCGAGCGGCAGTTGAAGCGCGGCGCGGTGGTCATCGCCGAGCAGAAGTTCGGCGTCGCCTGCGACGCGCCGGAGATGCAGGCGATCTACCGCCTGGCCGAGCAGTACCGCGTGCCCGTGCTCATGCACTGGCAGTTCGGGATGTACAACCACGGCTTCGAGCGGTTCCACACGATGCTCGAGAAGTACCCGCGCGTGAACTTCATCGGTCACGCGCAGACGTGGTGGGCCAACATCGACGCGCGTCACGCCGACCAGACGGTGCTCTATCCGAAGGGTCCGGTGACACCGGGCGGGATCACCGATCGCTACCTGCGCGACTACCCGAACATGTACGGCGACCTGTCGGCCGGCTCGGGACTCAACGCCCTCACCCGCGACGAGGCGTTCACGCGCGACTTCCTCGTGCGCCACCAGGACAAGCTGCTGTACGGCAGCGACTGCAACGATCACGTCGGCAGCGGCGAGAAGTGCCAGGGCGCGCAGACCATCGCCGCGGTGCGCCGGCTCGCGGGCAGCAAGGCCGTGGAGCGGAAGCTGCTCCACGACAACGCGAAGCGGCTGTTCAGGATCTAGTCGCGGATCGCGGTTCGGGGATCGGGGATGTTGTTCGTAGCCGTCGACCTTCAGGTCGACGGGCGGCACGGGTTCGCCTTCGCGTCGAGCTGAAGCTCGACGCCTACGACTGCCGGTCCGTCATAATCAGGACGTGCGCCGGTTTCCCATGTGGTTGCTCCTGCTCGCGTGGCTGGCGGCTGCGGCGGCGGGGGCGCAGCCGGCGCCGGTGCTCGCGCGGTTCGAAGGAGTCGAGCCGCACATGGGCACGCTCGCGCGAATCACCGTCTTCGCGCCCGACGAGGCGGCTGCGCGAGTGGCCTTGCGCGCCGGCTTCGACCGCATCGCCGCCTTGAACGCCACGCTGTCGGACTACCTGCCCGACAGCGAGCTGAGCCGCATCACGCGCGAGGCGGTCGGCCGCGAGGTCGAGATGAGCCGTGACCTCTGCCGCGTGCTATCGCGGGCGCAGGCCCTCGCCGAGGCCACCGACGGCGCCTTCGACGTGACGCAAGGCCCGGTGATCCGGCTGTGGCGCGAGGCGCGCCGGCTCAAGCGGCTACCTGATGCCGCGGCGCTCGAGGAGGCCGCGCAGCGCAGCGGGTTCCGCCACATGCGGCTCGACGCCAGGCGCTGCGTGGTGTCGTT from Luteitalea sp. TBR-22 includes:
- a CDS encoding c-type cytochrome produces the protein MRAIVSRILPVLALAAIACLSGVDGQPLVATPTRAAAQAGALPGSARPWPPGVQAVAPDSPPRSPDEERDTFFLAPGYRVELVAAEPLVQDPIAIDWDPQGRVWVVEMPGYMADVASTEHEPLGRVVVLEDRDGDGRMDRRTVFAEGLVLARSVKVLAGGVLVAEPPDVWLMKDTNGDLRMDTKERVTDRFGRRDIDVQNNANSFDWSLDNRLRSAGQSGLHLQWKAGTLLAAPSPTRGQWGVSHDDAGRTYRNSNESALHVDMVAGEYFARHPALLRTRGSYERLSMPDNDLNAVWPVRPTPGLNRGYQAGVRRADGTLARYTAACSPLVYRGDRLPAEVYGNVFIADPAGNVVSRITLRDDGAGVRASKAYPDAEFLASTDERFRPVFLANAPDGTLTVVDMYRGLIEHRLSLTVYLKAYAEQHGLLAPRGLGRIWRVVHDTTVRDTAPVPADEAGLLAMLAHPNGWRRDTAQRLLVQRGESTAAPALERLARTAPDARTRVHALWTLDGLDAITTGHVQLALDDPSPDVRAAALRIAERWIDVPSHVLHALVIARTADPDARVRLQAAATLGTLADGDRKWDAAAALLQARGDDPVLVDVVLSGLRGAERPVFDRLVSAAAAGASPASTHPALTMLTATLLRTAREQDAQRVLGAIATEVDRTPALAAALMHGAEIGILGAPVPGQLPALPPPPGATCPTCPGGRLSEGGAYAYAWPASRPAPAAPPLRLARAPEPFIALATRDSVIGKQAATVLTRVSWPGKPGDVAAPPPLTTEEQARFDAGRVLFQALCQACHQADGRGQPGRAASLVGSPIAQHADAAVPARVLLHGKEGQTGLMPALGAAMTDAQIAQVLTYVRREWGQEGSPVTPTLIGRVRATTKARRTPWTDAELAKVR
- a CDS encoding amidohydrolase family protein; the encoded protein is MIDRREFLAATGAVLALRGLARAQGEPIIDIHQHVGYSGRPDEVLLAHQRAMGITTTILLPAGRPATRPSTHQGGSNGLQAQALGQDACFAFALAHPGEFLVGANDVPDLEGALVEIERQLKRGAVVIAEQKFGVACDAPEMQAIYRLAEQYRVPVLMHWQFGMYNHGFERFHTMLEKYPRVNFIGHAQTWWANIDARHADQTVLYPKGPVTPGGITDRYLRDYPNMYGDLSAGSGLNALTRDEAFTRDFLVRHQDKLLYGSDCNDHVGSGEKCQGAQTIAAVRRLAGSKAVERKLLHDNAKRLFRI